One window of the Desulfobotulus mexicanus genome contains the following:
- a CDS encoding AAA family ATPase: MKKRILYGEANYSAIVRENGYFVDKTAYIQRLETVKNAVFLRPRRFGKSLLCTMLESYYSVLYKENFEEFFGHTWIGKNPTPLHNAFLVLHLDFSTIETGDLEVMEKSFDHTVNLALQSLVNRNTCFLDDKPLLNXENSSVSNLKSVINKIQDNKLPLLYVIIDEYDNFANQLITAHKDHLYKQLMADDGFLKTFFKLLKEGRKTGAIHNVFITGVLPVTMDELASGFNIATFITLNPNFENMIGFTQSEVDSLLDEIYRDYEINPDTRNEVQDVIKNQYNGYHFIDPEGEAVYNSTILQYFLSWFCEFKTMPKHLTDMNLKTDILWIKRITGSNPDLTEGFVTQLTTQNSIDYDDTLLTQKFNMSQFFEKGFFPISFFYLGMLTRKNDFALTLPNLNMRRIFVEYFNELHRIDVSTGYGDMMQHFVKTLDLKALFAGYWQEYVSQLPEAVFSQVNENFYRTTFYELCSRYLSRWFTWNVERSYPKGRTDLEFVGKFNECFAGIRMVIEFKYFSNAASKKFNTSIENFTMISEDTEQIAGYVEGLKKEYPEAKVSQHVIYCFGNGGFKVFDI; the protein is encoded by the coding sequence ATGAAAAAAAGAATCCTCTACGGTGAAGCCAATTACTCAGCCATTGTTCGTGAAAACGGCTATTTTGTGGATAAAACCGCCTACATTCAAAGGCTTGAAACGGTAAAAAATGCCGTATTCCTTCGGCCACGACGCTTTGGAAAATCCCTTCTCTGCACCATGCTGGAGTCCTACTATTCGGTTTTATATAAAGAAAACTTTGAAGAGTTTTTTGGCCATACATGGATAGGCAAAAACCCAACCCCCCTGCATAATGCCTTTCTTGTKCTGCATCTGGAYTTTTCCACCATTGAGACGGGTGATCTGGAAGTGATGGAGAAAAGTTTTGATCATACTGTMAAYCTTGCCCTTCAATCCCTGGTGAACAGAAACACCTGTTTTTTAGATGATAAACCGCTGCTGAATCYGGAAAACAGCTCCGTATCCAATCTGAAGTCTGTTATCAATAAGATCCAGGACAATAAGCTGCCGCTCCTCTATGTCATCATCGACGAGTATGATAACTTCGCCAACCAGTTGATTACAGCCCACAAAGATCATCTTTATAAGCAGCTCATGGCCGATGACGGTTTTTTGAAAACCTTTTTCAAGCTTTTGAAAGAGGGCCGAAAAACCGGAGCCATCCACAATGTTTTCATCACAGGCGTTCTGCCCGTCACCATGGATGAACTGGCTTCGGGCTTCAACATTGCCACCTTCATCACCCTGAACCCCAATTTTGAAAACATGATCGGCTTCACCCAGTCTGAAGTGGATAGCCTGCTGGATGAAATTTACAGAGATTATGAGATCAACCCGGACACCCGCAATGAGGTTCAGGATGTCATTAAAAATCAATACAATGGCTATCATTTTATCGATCCCGAAGGTGAGGCGGTTTATAACTCCACCATTCTTCAATATTTTCTGAGCTGGTTTTGTGAATTTAAAACCATGCCCAAACACTTGACGGACATGAACCTCAAAACCGATATCCTTTGGATCAAAAGAATCACCGGCTCCAACCCTGATCTTACGGAAGGTTTTGTCACTCAGCTGACAACCCAGAACAGCATCGACTATGACGACACCCTGCTTACCCAGAAATTCAACATGTCACAGTTTTTTGAAAAGGGCTTTTTTCCCATTTCCTTTTTCTATCTGGGCATGCTCACCCGAAAAAACGATTTTGCCCTAACCCTGCCCAACCTCAACATGAGAAGAATCTTTGTGGAATACTTCAATGAGCTGCACAGAATTGACGTTTCCACGGGCTACGGGGACATGATGCAGCACTTTGTCAAAACCCTTGACTTAAAAGCCCTGTTTGCAGGCTACTGGCAGGAATATGTTTCCCAGCTTCCCGAAGCGGTTTTTTCTCAAGTGAATGAAAACTTCTACCGCACTACCTTTTATGAACTCTGTTCCCGCTATCTTTCCCGCTGGTTCACCTGGAATGTGGAAAGATCATACCCAAAAGGTCGCACAGATCTTGAATTTGTGGGCAAATTTAATGAATGCTTTGCGGGCATCCGCATGGTTATAGAGTTCAAATACTTTTCCAATGCAGCCTCTAAGAAATTCAATACCAGTATTGAAAACTTCACCATGATTTCTGAAGATACGGAGCAGATTGCAGGCTATGTTGAAGGGCTTAAAAAGGAATACCCGGAGGCAAAGGTTTCACAGCATGTGATCTACTGCTTCGGCAATGGTGGTTTTAAGGTGTTTGATATTTAA
- a CDS encoding AAA-like domain-containing protein, translated as MAKFFNNAGPVKADMNYHIDPLTRIDWDEVYDLILQQRYFILHAPRQTGKTSSLIAMMHALNKKEDFTALYVNIEGAQAARGDVEAGISAVCSAFARSASLYLNDPDLEPWIRATVKEFPAEDRLSSILAAFSMRLEKPLVLMLDEVDALVGDTLISLLRQLRAGYEQRPKAFPQSLVLCGVRDIRDYRIHTSHNEIITGGSAFNIKAASLRLGNFTEDESKDLWLQHTKETGQVFDEKIFPELWEDTKGQPWLVNALAHELTWNNKEARDRTKPLFLEDYFAARERLIQSRQTHLDQLTDKLKEPRVSRIIEELLQGEELPDTVFGKISTDDQQYVEDLGLITTKPQIAISNRIYREVIPREMTWLAQTRIVQESLWYTKEDLSLDMTKLLSAFQQFFRENSESWIERFDYKEAGPQLLMQAFLQRIINGGGRVNREYGLGSRRTDLFLEWPLDKEKGFFGPVQRVVIELKILRKGLENTIKEGLEQTTDYADKTGAGEAHLVIFNRNPQIPWEEKIWNKTMNHGKWTMGVWGS; from the coding sequence ATGGCAAAATTTTTTAACAATGCAGGCCCTGTCAAGGCAGATATGAACTATCATATTGATCCCCTGACCCGTATTGACTGGGATGAGGTTTATGATCTGATTCTACAGCAGCGTTACTTTATCCTCCATGCCCCCAGGCAGACCGGTAAAACCTCAAGCCTCATTGCCATGATGCATGCCTTAAACAAAAAAGAAGATTTTACAGCCCTTTATGTAAACATTGAGGGAGCACAGGCCGCAAGGGGAGATGTGGAAGCAGGGATTTCAGCCGTGTGCAGTGCCTTTGCCCGTTCTGCATCCCTTTACCTGAATGATCCGGATCTGGAACCATGGATACGGGCAACGGTAAAGGAGTTTCCAGCAGAAGACCGCCTCAGCAGCATACTTGCAGCCTTCAGCATGCGGCTGGAAAAACCCCTTGTTCTCATGCTCGATGAGGTGGATGCCCTGGTGGGGGATACCCTCATATCCCTTCTTCGCCAGCTCAGAGCTGGGTACGAACAACGCCCCAAAGCCTTTCCCCAGAGCCTTGTTCTCTGTGGTGTCCGGGACATCAGGGATTACCGCATCCACACCTCCCATAATGAAATCATCACTGGCGGCAGTGCCTTTAATATCAAGGCCGCATCCCTGCGCCTTGGCAATTTCACGGAAGATGAATCTAAAGACCTCTGGTTGCAGCACACTAAAGAAACTGGTCAGGTTTTTGATGAAAAAATCTTTCCTGAACTATGGGAAGACACAAAAGGGCAGCCATGGCTGGTCAATGCCCTGGCCCATGAGCTGACATGGAACAACAAAGAGGCCCGTGACAGAACAAAGCCCCTTTTTCTGGAAGACTATTTTGCAGCAAGGGAAAGACTGATCCAGTCCAGACAGACCCACCTTGATCAGCTTACGGATAAACTTAAGGAACCACGGGTCAGCCGCATCATTGAAGAACTTCTTCAGGGTGAAGAGCTGCCGGATACGGTTTTTGGCAAAATCAGTACGGATGACCAGCAGTATGTTGAAGATCTTGGCCTCATTACTACAAAGCCTCAGATTGCCATCTCTAACCGGATTTACAGGGAAGTTATTCCAAGGGAAATGACCTGGCTGGCCCAGACCCGTATAGTTCAGGAATCCCTCTGGTACACGAAAGAAGATTTGAGCCTTGACATGACAAAGCTTCTTTCCGCCTTTCAGCAGTTCTTCCGGGAGAATTCAGAAAGCTGGATTGAGCGTTTCGATTATAAAGAGGCAGGGCCTCAATTGCTCATGCAGGCATTTTTACAGCGCATCATCAATGGCGGTGGCCGGGTGAACCGGGAATACGGCCTTGGGAGCAGACGCACGGACCTTTTTCTGGAATGGCCTCTGGATAAGGAAAAGGGCTTTTTCGGACCTGTGCAGAGGGTGGTGATAGAGCTTAAAATCCTGCGCAAGGGTTTAGAAAATACCATAAAAGAAGGGCTTGAGCAGACAACCGACTATGCGGACAAAACAGGGGCAGGGGAGGCCCATCTTGTCATATTCAACCGTAATCCCCAAATCCCCTGGGAAGAAAAAATCTGGAACAAAACCATGAATCATGGGAAATGGACCATGGGCGTGTGGGGTTCTTGA
- a CDS encoding Rpn family recombination-promoting nuclease/putative transposase gives MEIKIYNDIVFKWIFGRQSYTAPLIALLNAITSPAKKFSDVTILNPFDESEPFKNEKQGVLDIRAKDDLSGEWVNLEVQVNPGFHYPPRSKFYLAGMYRDQLEKGKDALYSDLKACYGIHILVGTLFDKPEEEDFWFNHYAMLNTRTHKTLVNHWHLYYIELEKYLRSLEKKAEASPLNELEEWTLFIGTIQDNAMPLDERINHNPIIREVYKMIETFTKDDHLREKYRVQEEFIRVQKTNEKMTEKMRQEIIRLGHEVEHFMAEQERITAENRAALLAQERERAEKERERAEKERERAEKEAIMKKAIHGMRNQGLPDEDIASILGISEAVVKG, from the coding sequence ATGGAAATAAAAATTTACAATGACATTGTGTTTAAATGGATTTTCGGAAGGCAAAGCTACACAGCCCCTTTAATCGCCCTCCTTAATGCCATTACATCGCCTGCAAAAAAGTTTTCCGATGTGACCATCTTAAATCCATTTGATGAATCTGAGCCCTTCAAGAATGAAAAACAGGGTGTCCTTGATATCCGGGCCAAAGATGACCTGAGCGGTGAATGGGTGAACCTTGAGGTTCAGGTGAATCCGGGCTTTCATTATCCACCCCGCAGCAAGTTTTACCTTGCGGGCATGTACCGGGATCAGCTTGAGAAAGGCAAAGATGCTCTTTATAGTGACCTTAAAGCCTGTTACGGTATTCATATTCTTGTGGGTACGCTTTTTGATAAGCCGGAAGAAGAGGATTTCTGGTTCAATCATTATGCAATGTTGAATACCCGTACCCACAAAACCCTCGTCAATCACTGGCACCTGTATTATATTGAACTTGAAAAGTATCTTCGCAGCCTTGAAAAAAAGGCCGAAGCCAGCCCCCTTAATGAGCTTGAAGAATGGACTCTCTTCATTGGCACCATCCAGGACAACGCCATGCCCCTGGATGAGCGCATCAATCATAACCCCATAATCCGGGAGGTGTATAAAATGATTGAGACCTTCACAAAAGATGACCATCTCCGTGAAAAATACCGTGTGCAGGAAGAATTTATCCGTGTTCAGAAGACCAATGAGAAGATGACTGAAAAGATGAGGCAGGAAATCATCAGGCTGGGCCATGAGGTCGAACACTTCATGGCCGAACAGGAAAGGATAACTGCTGAGAACAGGGCGGCCCTCCTGGCTCAGGAGAGGGAAAGGGCTGAAAAAGAAAGGGAAAGGGCTGAGAAGGAAAGGGAAAGGGCTGAGAAGGAAGCCATTATGAAAAAAGCCATCCATGGGATGCGTAATCAGGGATTGCCAGACGAAGATATTGCATCAATACTGGGAATATCCGAAGCAGTGGTAAAAGGATAA
- a CDS encoding AAA family ATPase has protein sequence MKKRILYGEANYPAIVRENGYFVDKTAYIQKLETVKNAVFLRPRRFGKSLLCTMLESYYSVLYKENFEEFFGHTWIGKNPTPLHNAFLVLHLDFSTIETGDLEVMEKSFDHTVNLALQSLVNRNTCFLDDKPLLNLENSSVSNLKSVINKIQDNKLPLLYVIIDEYDNFANQLITAHKDHLYKQLMADDGFLKTFFKLLKEGRKTGAIHNVFITGVLPVTMDELASGFNIATFITLEPDFENMIGFTQSEVDLLLDDIYRDYDINPDTRNEVQDVIKNQYNGYHFINPEGEAVYNSTILQYFLSWFTKYSTMPKHLTDMNLKTDILWIKRITGSNPDLTEGFVTQLTTQNSIDYDDTLLTQKFNMSQFFEKGFFPISFFYLGMLTRKNDFALTLPNLNMRRIFVEYFNELYRIDVSTGYGDMMQYFVKTLDLKPLFAGYWQEYVSQLPEAVFSQVNENFYRTTFYELCSRYLSRWFTWNVERSYPKGRTDLEFVGKFNECFAGIRMVIEFKYFSNAAFKKFNISIENFTMISEDTEQIAGYVEGLKKEYPEAKVSQHVIYCFGNGGFKVFDI, from the coding sequence ATGAAAAAAAGAATCCTCTACGGTGAAGCCAATTATCCGGCCATTGTTCGTGAAAACGGCTATTTTGTGGATAAAACCGCCTACATTCAAAAGCTTGAAACAGTTAAAAATGCAGTATTTCTTCGGCCACGACGCTTTGGAAAATCCCTTCTCTGCACCATGCTGGAGTCCTACTATTCTGTTTTATATAAAGAAAACTTTGAAGAGTTTTTTGGCCATACATGGATAGGCAAAAACCCAACGCCCCTGCATAATGCCTTTCTTGTGCTGCATCTGGATTTTTCCACCATTGAGACGGGTGATCTGGAAGTGATGGAGAAAAGTTTTGATCATACTGTCAATCTTGCCCTTCAATCCCTGGTGAACAGAAACACCTGTTTTTTAGATGATAAACCGCTGCTGAATCTGGAAAACAGCTCCGTATCCAATCTGAAGTCTGTTATCAATAAGATCCAGGACAATAAGCTGCCGCTCCTCTATGTCATCATCGACGAGTATGATAACTTCGCCAACCAGTTGATTACAGCCCACAAAGATCATCTTTATAAGCAGCTCATGGCTGATGATGGTTTTTTGAAAACTTTTTTCAAGCTTTTGAAAGAGGGAAGAAAAACCGGAGCCATCCACAATGTTTTCATCACAGGTGTTTTGCCCGTCACCATGGATGAACTGGCTTCGGGCTTCAACATTGCCACCTTCATCACCCTTGAACCGGATTTTGAAAACATGATCGGCTTCACCCAGTCTGAAGTGGATTTACTTCTCGATGACATTTACAGAGACTATGACATAAACCCTGATACCCGCAATGAGGTACAGGATGTCATTAAAAATCAATATAATGGTTATCATTTTATAAATCCCGAGGGTGAGGCGGTCTACAACTCCACCATTCTTCAGTATTTTCTGAGCTGGTTCACAAAATACAGCACAATGCCAAAACACTTAACGGATATGAATCTTAAAACCGATATCCTTTGGATCAAAAGAATCACCGGCTCCAACCCTGATCTTACGGAAGGTTTTGTCACTCAGCTGACAACCCAGAACAGCATCGACTATGACGACACCCTGCTTACCCAGAAATTCAACATGTCACAGTTTTTTGAAAAGGGCTTTTTTCCCATTTCCTTTTTCTATCTGGGCATGCTCACCCGAAAAAACGACTTTGCCCTCACCCTGCCCAACCTCAACATGAGAAGAATCTTTGTGGAATACTTCAATGAGCTGTACCGTATTGACGTTTCCACGGGCTACGGGGACATGATGCAGTACTTTGTCAAAACCCTTGACTTAAAACCCCTGTTTGCAGGCTACTGGCAGGAATATGTTTCCCAGCTTCCCGAAGCGGTTTTTTCTCAAGTGAATGAAAACTTCTACCGCACTACCTTTTATGAGCTCTGTTCCCGCTATCTTTCCCGCTGGTTCACCTGGAATGTGGAAAGATCATACCCCAAGGGCAGAACCGATCTGGAGTTTGTAGGTAAATTCAATGAATGCTTTGCAGGCATACGCATGGTCATCGAGTTCAAATATTTTTCCAATGCCGCCTTTAAAAAATTCAATATCAGTATTGAAAACTTCACCATGATTTCTGAAGATACGGAGCAGATTGCAGGCTATGTTGAAGGGCTTAAAAAGGAATACCCGGAGGCAAAGGTTTCACAGCATGTGATTTACTGCTTCGGTAATGGGGGTTTTAAGGTGTTTGATATTTAA
- a CDS encoding AAA-like domain-containing protein, translating to MAKFFNNAGPVKADMNYHIDPLTRINWDEVYDLILQQRYFILHAPRQTGKTSSLIAMMHALNKKDDFTALYVNIEGAQAARGDVEAGISAVCSAFARSASLYLNDPDLEPWIRTTVKEFPAEDRLSSILAAFSMRLEKPLVLMLDEVDALVGDTLISLLRQLRAGYEQRPKAFPQSLILCGVRDIRDYRIHTSHNEIITGGSAFNIKAASLRLGNFTEDESKDLWLQHTKETGQVFDEKIFPELWEDTKGQPWLVNALAHELTWNNKEARDRTKPLFLEDYFAARERLIQSRQTHLDQLTDKLREPRVHKVISALLSTDQTELLMPRDDMDYVEDLGLIHRKPHINISNRIYREIIPRELTVVTQDTMIQKSIWYXKEDSSLDMEKLLLAFQQFFRENSESWIERFDYKEAGPQLLMQAFLQRIINGGGRVNREYGLGSRRTDLFLEWPLDKEKGFFGPVQRVVIELKILRKGLENTIKEGLEQTADYADKTGAGEAHLVIFNRNPQIPWEEKVWNKTMNHGKWTMGVWGV from the coding sequence ATGGCAAAATTTTTTAACAATGCAGGCCCTGTCAAGGCCGATATGAACTATCATATTGATCCTTTAACCCGGATCAACTGGGATGAGGTTTATGATTTGATTCTACAGCAGCGCTACTTCATCCTCCATGCCCCCAGACAGACCGGTAAAACCTCAAGCCTCATTGCCATGATGCATGCCTTAAACAAAAAAGACGATTTTACAGCCCTTTATGTGAACATTGAGGGAGCACAGGCCGCAAGGGGAGATGTGGAAGCAGGGATTTCAGCTGTGTGCAGTGCCTTTGCCCGTTCTGCATCCCTTTACCTGAATGATCCGGATCTGGAACCATGGATACGGACAACGGTAAAGGAGTTTCCAGCAGAAGACCGCCTCAGCAGCATACTTGCAGCCTTCAGCATGCGGCTGGAAAAACCCCTTGTTCTCATGCTCGATGAGGTGGATGCCCTGGTGGGGGATACCCTCATATCCCTTCTTCGTCAGCTCAGAGCAGGGTACGAACAACGCCCCAAAGCCTTTCCCCAGAGCCTTATTCTCTGTGGTGTCCGGGACATCAGGGATTACCGTATCCACACCTCCCATAATGAAATTATCACAGGCGGCAGTGCTTTTAATATCAAGGCCGCATCCCTGCGCCTTGGCAATTTCACGGAAGATGAATCTAAAGACCTCTGGTTGCAGCACACTAAAGAAACTGGTCAGGTTTTTGATGAAAAAATCTTTCCTGAACTATGGGAAGACACAAAAGGCCAGCCCTGGCTGGTCAATGCTCTGGCCCATGAGCTGACATGGAACAATAAAGAGGCCCGTGACAGAACAAAGCCCCTTTTTCTGGAAGACTATTTTGCGGCAAGGGAAAGACTCATCCAGTCCAGACAGACCCACCTTGATCAGCTTACGGATAAACTCAGGGAACCYAGGGTACATAAAGTTATYTCAGCACTTCTTTCCACMGATCAGACGGAACTTCTCATGCCACGGGATGATATGGATTATGTGGAAGATCTGGGACTCATCCACCGAAAACCTCACATAAATATCAGTAACCGCATTTACAGAGAAATCATMCCCAGAGAACTGACKGTGGTCACTCAGGATACCATGATTCAGAAAAGCATCTGGTACAYGAAAGAAGATTCAAGCCTTGACATGGAAAAACTCCTTTTGGCCTTTCAGCAGTTCTTCCGGGAGAATTCAGAAAGCTGGATTGAGCGTTTCGATTATAAGGAGGCAGGGCCTCAATTGCTCATGCAGGCCTTTTTACAGCGCATCATCAATGGTGGTGGCCGGGTGAATCGGGAATATGGCCTTGGAAGCAGGCGTACGGATCTTTTTCTGGAATGGCCTCTGGATAAGGAAAAGGGCTTTTTCGGACCTGTGCAGAGGGTGGTGATAGAGCTTAAAATCCTGCGCAAGGGCTTAGAAAATACCATAAAGGAAGGCCTTGAGCAGACAGCCGATTATGCGGACAAAACAGGGGCAGGGGAGGCCCATCTTGTCATATTCAACCGTAATCCCCAAATCCCCTGGGAAGAAAAAGTCTGGAACAAAACCATGAATCATGGGAAATGGACCATGGGCGTGTGGGGGGTGTAA
- a CDS encoding type II toxin-antitoxin system PemK/MazF family toxin: protein MTRLKRGMVIDVNLDPAKGSETGKIRPCVVVTNDIYNERVPVIQVVPITEWSEKKARIQTNVEIYPSPDNGLLKKSIADCLQMRPIDHRYRLVKIRGKLSMDKVQEINKSLKILFELN from the coding sequence ATGACAAGGCTTAAAAGAGGTATGGTTATAGATGTCAATCTCGATCCGGCAAAAGGTTCAGAAACAGGAAAAATCAGACCTTGTGTAGTCGTGACCAATGACATTTATAATGAGAGAGTTCCTGTTATTCAGGTTGTCCCAATTACTGAGTGGAGTGAAAAAAAAGCTCGAATACAAACCAATGTTGAAATTTATCCTTCACCCGATAATGGTTTATTAAAAAAATCAATAGCAGACTGCTTGCAGATGCGTCCAATAGATCATCGTTATAGGTTAGTCAAAATTCGGGGAAAATTGTCAATGGATAAGGTACAGGAAATTAATAAGTCTTTAAAAATTTTATTTGAACTAAATTAG
- a CDS encoding MBL fold metallo-hydrolase RNA specificity domain-containing protein has translation MTKIIHHGGKEGVTGSCHQLLLENGKSLLIDCGLFQGAEVSPDQETAKNADPHTISFDTRNILALVITHSHIDHAGRMPWLLAAGFQGPIICSEPSAELLPLMLEDAFKLSVSSRPDMLDRYTSLIRSRLRPLPYKTWHTLLDSSGQMVRIKLHRAGHILGSSSVECAILDKSTGKDQRIVFSGDLGAPWAPLLPAPKPLFRADTLILESTYGDRTHEDRKNRRNRLETLVADCFKNGGTLLVPAFSLGRTQEILYELEEILYTKAEESLNKGWLWKDLPVYLDSPLAGRITDIYRSLKPFWDREAHQKLGRGRKPLAFDQLITLDSHAAHISNVRELARSAKPAIVIAGSGMCTAGRIVNYLKAMLKDPRHTLLFVGYQAAGTPGRDIQRFGPKGGYVFLEGEKIFIRSRIESISGYSAHADQKDLVRFATRMRHRPGEIHLVHGEEGARKALKEELEKAYSALGNLVKVFS, from the coding sequence TTGACAAAGATCATCCACCACGGCGGTAAAGAAGGTGTTACCGGCTCATGTCATCAGCTTCTGCTGGAAAACGGCAAAAGCCTTCTGATAGACTGTGGCCTGTTTCAGGGTGCGGAAGTTTCTCCTGATCAGGAAACGGCAAAAAACGCTGATCCCCACACCATCTCCTTTGATACCCGCAATATTCTGGCCCTTGTCATCACCCACAGCCACATTGACCATGCAGGCCGGATGCCATGGCTTCTCGCCGCAGGTTTTCAGGGGCCCATCATCTGTTCAGAGCCTTCCGCAGAACTGCTGCCCCTTATGCTGGAAGATGCTTTCAAGCTTTCCGTAAGCTCCAGGCCGGATATGCTGGATCGTTACACCTCCCTCATCCGAAGCCGCCTCCGGCCACTGCCCTATAAAACATGGCATACCCTGCTGGATTCTTCCGGGCAGATGGTCCGTATCAAGCTGCACCGGGCCGGTCATATTCTGGGTTCTTCTTCTGTGGAATGCGCCATTCTCGATAAAAGCACAGGCAAAGACCAGCGAATTGTCTTTTCAGGAGATCTCGGCGCACCATGGGCACCCCTTCTTCCGGCACCAAAGCCCCTTTTCAGGGCAGATACCCTGATCCTTGAGAGTACCTACGGAGACCGGACCCACGAAGACCGCAAAAACAGAAGAAACCGCCTTGAAACCCTTGTGGCAGATTGTTTTAAAAACGGTGGAACCCTTCTTGTTCCAGCCTTTAGTCTGGGCCGCACCCAGGAGATTCTTTATGAACTGGAAGAGATTCTGTACACTAAAGCAGAAGAAAGCCTGAATAAGGGCTGGCTGTGGAAGGATCTGCCCGTTTATCTGGATTCTCCCCTTGCCGGACGCATTACAGACATCTACAGAAGCCTCAAGCCCTTCTGGGACAGGGAAGCCCATCAGAAACTTGGCAGAGGCAGAAAACCCCTTGCCTTTGATCAGCTTATAACTCTGGATTCCCACGCTGCCCATATATCCAATGTCAGAGAGCTTGCCCGGTCCGCAAAGCCAGCAATTGTCATTGCCGGAAGCGGCATGTGTACCGCAGGCCGCATTGTCAACTATCTGAAAGCCATGCTGAAAGATCCCCGTCATACCCTTCTTTTTGTGGGATATCAGGCGGCTGGCACACCGGGCAGGGATATTCAGAGGTTTGGGCCTAAGGGCGGTTATGTATTTCTTGAGGGAGAAAAGATTTTCATCCGAAGCCGCATAGAAAGCATCAGCGGCTATTCTGCCCATGCAGATCAGAAGGATCTTGTCCGCTTTGCCACCCGCATGCGCCACAGACCCGGAGAAATTCATCTTGTGCATGGGGAGGAAGGGGCAAGAAAAGCCCTGAAGGAAGAGCTGGAAAAGGCCTATTCTGCTCTGGGTAATCTTGTTAAGGTGTTTTCCTGA
- a CDS encoding nucleotidyltransferase family protein, whose translation MTKDQIIIKIKENYPYLMSEFGLKKIGLFGSYAKGVQEESSDIDIVAEFEKPIGLKFVIFAEYLENILGKKADILTPAGIKGIRNPDIAKSIMETIEYV comes from the coding sequence ATGACAAAAGATCAAATAATAATAAAGATAAAAGAAAATTATCCGTATCTTATGAGTGAGTTTGGTCTTAAAAAAATCGGTTTGTTTGGCTCTTACGCAAAAGGTGTGCAAGAAGAAAGCAGTGATATTGATATTGTCGCTGAGTTTGAAAAACCCATAGGTCTTAAATTTGTAATATTTGCCGAATATTTGGAAAATATCCTTGGAAAAAAAGCGGATATTCTGACGCCTGCTGGCATAAAGGGAATTCGAAACCCGGATATCGCAAAATCCATTATGGAAACCATTGAATATGTCTAA
- a CDS encoding HepT-like ribonuclease domain-containing protein, with protein sequence MSKRNEEDFLLDIMEASRRILSYTQGVDYTSFMEDLKTQDSVIRNLEIIGEAVKNLSKEFRAQHDHIPWKSMSGMRDRLIHDYFGVNLDIVWGVISEDLPILFEKIGKIVY encoded by the coding sequence ATGTCTAAAAGAAATGAGGAAGACTTTCTGCTTGATATTATGGAGGCCTCACGGAGAATTCTCTCTTACACTCAGGGTGTTGATTATACCAGCTTCATGGAAGATTTAAAAACCCAGGATTCAGTGATCAGAAATCTTGAAATCATAGGAGAGGCTGTAAAAAATCTTTCAAAAGAATTCCGGGCACAACATGATCATATTCCATGGAAAAGCATGTCTGGCATGAGAGATCGCTTGATACATGACTATTTTGGTGTGAATCTGGATATTGTTTGGGGAGTGATATCTGAAGATTTACCAATTTTATTCGAAAAAATCGGAAAAATTGTATACTAA